The Raphanus sativus cultivar WK10039 chromosome 2, ASM80110v3, whole genome shotgun sequence DNA segment AATCCCACTGCCTCCATTTGGTTTAGCTACTTACAAAATGCAAGGAGATCTTTGGGCAAAGACAGGGTTTGATCAGGACCGGTTGGTTTATCTTCAGAGTGCTGCGGATTCATGGCTGAAACAGCTGAATGCTGATCACCATGACTTTAACTTCTTCCTGAACTCCAACTTTTAAGAACCTTAAACTGTTCTTTGTTGTTTCAAGCTCCCTGTTTTGTTGTTGTCTGGCTTGTTGTGTTGTTTAAAGTAGCAATCGCCACTGCTTATTCGCTACTTCTGTTGTAAGCCATGGGAGTTactaagaagaaaacaatttgttttttctttttcttaggtGTTGAGGcgataagaaaacaaaattaatgtttttgtaCTTGAGTAGACAATGTAAATGAAGCTCGTTACTCTTCTCTTTATCTTATTTCTGTTTGCTATTCTTTTTCTTAATGGATCTGTGAACAGAAGACTGTTTTGTACTTTTCTCTTTTTGATCAAACTCTGTTTTGTACTTTctgtcaaaaatatataaaacaaatcattgtCTTTCTTGTATGTCGGTAAgataggaagaagaagacgaacaCACTTTTTTAGTAGATTTGATAGTGTACTTCTTGTTTATCtctagatttttttatttatttaaagttgAATGTCTGAtgaagatgtttttttttctttaccatGTGATTTTGCATTATATGGTTCTTTTGCTTTGTACTTTcagtaacttttttttaactttcagtAACTTATTGAAGACGTGACTCAAGAGTTGATATCTTCTAACTCATTCTTTAACCGTTTAACGAATGAAGACTTGGAATGCAATTGGAACTTCAAAGGATTAGGTCTAAGTTGAAACAGTCAGAGTTTTTGTTCAACAACATTAATAGCAGAGAAGCTGCTTGGTTATGCTAGTGGCCATAAACAATcggtgatgttttttttttttttctgaaaggaGTGATGCGTAATTGTTTAAATCTATGTCACGTGGAATCAGAAAAGAATACTCAGAACAGAATCGTAAGAAAGCGTAAAagcaatttttcaaaaaaattaagaaatagatACACGTTGAAaacatatatctatatatatatatactaaaatataaaaaacatttttataaaatctatgaCTAAAAATTGTatgatttaaattaaaatcatttataataattttatattaaaactgtAAAATACACATAAATTTACCGGtttaaactttaatttatttcaCCGGTGAAAAGTCATTGTATTCAATATTGTTctcttgaatatttttttgtgaaataaaTTTGAGTTAGTATAATTGTAACACTTATGTTGAAAAGTGAGATGAGTTTCAGTTACTGTATTTTTTCTCTACAACTTTAAATTTTAGCTACAACATTTAATCAAATACGCCTAGGCATTATATTTGTGAAATCTTTATATTCAACGGTTTGAAATTAATGTATATAGATTTTCATGTATACTATAGCTAACAGAATCTAAGctataaatcaattaaaatatactaaatttGATAACTAATCCtatagaatttatatatataatgtagtTTATTTATAGTGtcataaatatatacaattaaacattttaaaatctttatatttaagtttatttatatttgttaattgttatattaatttatttatgaatattACATTGTAGGaatattatttcttattatatatatatatatataaatgaattagTATTCGTTATGATTATAGTTTAAGAttaattatgaattttattatattagattaaatattttttaaaaatgtatattcaCATTTTACATAAAAGGGTATTAAGAGATATCATTAAATGGAATATTAGaaagatatttaataatatatttttagatatcttattttcaaacatgaaaattatagatcaaatatgatatatatttaatagtcATAGTTGTAGgataaaaaatagaaagttaaataaaatgttatggTCCAACCAGACTATTTGTaagcagaatttttttttatgttttaatagtattgatatatatttaatagtcATAGTTGTAGgataaaaaatagaaagttaaataaaatgttatggTCCAACCAGACTATTTGTaagcagaatttttttttatgttttaatagtattgattttttcAACCACCACATTTATAGTTgctttctaaaataaataatatattattggttcaaaattttatcaagtTTTTGGATAATCCTTGTCATTTATTCCCTGTTCCCAAAAGTAATTTTACACTATTAACATTTATTAAGAATTAAATTAATGTTTAcgattatatttctttttttattatacacTTTCTGATAAATATTAgggaaatttgaaaaattaccttcatatgagtttatattttaaaaattatactaCTTTTTATTGTTTCTGAAAAATTCacttatttatagataaaatgactaaaatacccaaaaatgtttatatgtattctaatatttaattttaaaatgtttaaaagtaAATCCAACAACAATCaggttttatatttttcctttctaaataataatcttaatatcaatataaaattttatttgaaattttattccACGCAACACTGTATTATCATCTCGAAATTCTCTGTCGTCATCATCAAAAACGTATATTGCACCaaatactatattaaatatctaaaaataatagaGAAAACTTATTAGCCTCTAACGAGAATGTAACCAAAtttggaatttaaaaaaaaaatcaattatccATAATTTGCATGACTAGCTCCATTGGTTCTTCCCGAgcaaaatgattttaaatattttcatcactattcaacttttttttttgaaaaaaaaactatttagcTTATTTTTGTTCGTAAGATCTTTTTAGAAACAAAACCAATCGATCAACAATACAAACTTCTTTAGCAAATACTAATGATCCcttgaagattttttttgtcttgataTAAGATCAGACACTCATGAACACAATCcccaatatataaaaaaacaaacgcTGCATTGGtgtatctcttttcttttgtttcaaattagttttttttttaatgtttcaaTTTATTAGTTACTGTAACTTTGTACTTTGATTAGCCTGATTAGAGGGAAAATGGTATGCTTATGAACTCTGTGCATATAGGCAGCACATAAGAATTCGTGGAGTTGTTTAtgacatattttcatattttttaagcGTGTTATTTGCTTGTTTTTAATGATGGATGATGAACTTGTAAAACAATTTAATCTATTTCGTGAAAAACTTATCCCCAAcaacattatatatttatgagAAATTGCACCCCATACATTCAACTTTTATCCTAATTAAATCAATATCCTAAATCTCACACCATGATACCTTTTTTCATAGACACAAATTTGTTACATCATAAACATTTTCTTAATTTCATCATTTATCTcaaacataaattttcatacacataaataataataataatttttatttacattttagttatttaatgtATAAGAAAGATTAAAATCAGAATAAATATGTCTTATCATATACAAAAGAGTGTAGTTTCCGAAAAggaaaaatgtatttttcaaattttaaatgataaacAGTGTATATTTCAAATTACCCCTAAatattaatgtaatattttcaaatattcttaattaatttatttaaagtatataaacattttaaaatataataaaaatatagaaatcatATTTTATGGAATGTCAGGAGTAAAATCCaagataatatttttgatagtgGTGCTATTATTGAAGacatataattctttttttttttgcaaaatattCTTATTAATATATTCTACTGGTCATTGAccagataaaataaaaaaatatcctACTGCTGTgtcttccctctctctctctctgtgttcCCTCTTCATCTCCAAAAGGTGACATGAACCACACCGTTACGCttctgtttcttttcttcttgatTCCTTCGCAAGCAATCTTCTCCGCTTTTTCTCGTCTACTAACCTGAAACCGACAAACTTGGTACCTTTCCGGGGAAGATGGTTTCCTTTGCCTTCGTCGCTGGATTCTTGCTAGGGATCCTTTCCCTCTTAGCGGCGGAAGCTGCCGCCTTTCTGTACCTCATAAACCGATTGAATCGGAAGATAAACCTCCAAGAATCGAATACGACTAGCTCTGTTCCTCCAAAGTCTATTGATTTCAATCTCAGCAAACAGGTAACAGCCTCATGAGTTCATAAAGTGTTGACCTTTCTTGCTTTGGAGTTCTTAAAGTGCTCTGCTTTCTCGCTAGTAAACATTGAATCGaacaaagttttgatttttattgtttaagGGAGTGATTTGGATTCTTGAGTCTGATGAGAGTTTAAGGGAttggaagaaggagaagaagaagaagaaagacctCTTGGAGGTGCATCCAGTGAGGAAGACTGCTAGTATCAAAGACCACAAGCTCATCATCTCAAACGCAGATGGCACTCAGACGATTGTTACTTTGAAAGGTTGCTCCGTTGAGGCTGTTTCAGGGTCTGAACTCCCCACAAGGAAATGGTACTTAAAAGTCTCTTAAAGATTGCACTCAAACGAAACATTGGTAATAAccctttttgtgtgtttatgttATATCTTAGGGCTAAAAGATATCCTCTCAAAGTAGAAAGCAAAGGTCCAGACTTGTACAAGAAGGGAAACAAGGTGTTTTACATCTTCCTCGAGACATCTTGGGAGAAGGAGTCATGGTGTAAGGCTCTTCGTCTCGCTGCTTGCAATGATCAAGAAAGAGCCACCTGGCCTACCAAGTTGAAACACGATTTCCAGAACTACGTAGCTTCCCTTGATGTTGCGTATCCTTCTTCTTTTACAAAACAACCATCACCAGGTGGGTTTGAGTTGGAGTCATtggacaacaacaacaagggaGGGGTTAAAATAGATGGTCCTGGACCTTCATCGAGAGTTCGTTTGTTCTTGAAGAAATTCTCGAGAAAGAAAGTTCAAGACAAGAAGACTTCTTCATCAGGTAGCTCTGGAAGAAGCACCCCAGCGAGAAAGATTCCTGAGGAAACTGATGTGCAAGATTTCTCACGTTCTTGGAGCCGTGGCAGCAGTCATGTCTCTGATGTAGACTCGGAGGACAAGTTCTTTGTTGCTGATGAAGGAACTTTGGTCTGCAACTTGCTCATCTCTCGGCTGTTTTTTGATGTTAAACTGAACACAGGGATAAAGCATGTAGTCCACGAACGTATCCAGCGTGTGTTGTCCAACATGAGACTTCCCAGCTACATAGGTGATTTAGTCTGCCGTGATGTGAAGATTGGGAATCTCCCGCCTTGTATACATGGTGCAAGGGTTCTTCCAGTGGAGATGGATGGTGGTGTGTGGGCGTTTGAACTAGATGTTGAGTACAGTGGTGATGCGGGTCTAGTAGTTGAGACACGTGTTGATGCCAGAGCGGAAGATCTGCAGAAAGGGATAAAACTGCAGCCAAGTTCTTCTGGGGATGTTCCCATAGATCTCCTTGAAGGCCTTGCAGAGTTTGAAAAGCAGTTAAGTGTTGATGATGCTCAAGATGTGAAAACTGGAGGTTTGTGTATTCATCTAATAATATTTGCTTGTGATCTTTGTATGCTGCTCTTAGAAGCATTAGTTTATCTTTGCAGATGAATCTAAGGGATCAAAAGCAGCTCCAAACAATGGATCTAAGTGGAAGTCTATTCTGAAGAACATAGCTGAGCAAGTCTCTCAGGttaatcttttgttttcttgttaatCAGAGCAGCTCTTGTAGTAGTATCTTAGAGACAGTCTGTGTATGTAAACTGCAGGTTCCAATTAATTTGTCAATAGGAGTCTCCTCCCTTAGAGGGACACTGCGTGTACACATGAAGCCGCCTCCATCTGATCAACTATGGATTAGCTTCACAACCATGCCTGATATTCATTTCGACCTTGTCTCATCTGTTGGTGACCACAAAATCACAAACAGCCATGTTGCTACCTTCTTGATCAACCGGTTTAAGGTAAAACACTTGCTCTCCTCCTTTGTTTCCAGACGAAATGTGAAGTAAAATATAAGCCAAAATCTCATTTCTGCAGAACGGGATAAGAGATGTGATGGTGCTTCCCAACTGCGAAAACATAACCATTCCGTGGATGATAGCTGAAAAGGATGATTGGGTTCAACGCAGTGTTGCGCCGTTCATGTGGCTGAATCAAGATGATCATGAAAGCTTAGAAGCTAAATCTAAAGCTGACAAGCCGCCGAGTTCTGAACTAGCGAATAAAACTACTACCAACGTTCCCAAGAAGCCAAGAACTGAGGAAGTACCTGTAGCTGCTCCATCAGCAGCTAACGCTGCAGCTCCTTTGGTAGAAAGTGACAGATTAATGGAGGAACACAAGACTCCGCTGCTGGAAACAAGCGAAAAGCAGGATACTATAGCACGAGAAGGCGACGAAGAGGAGGCTACTCCGGTTAGTGTCGGGTCATCATCGAGGTCTATTTTGTCAAGTGAAGAGGAGGATGATTCCAAGGGAAAGAAAATGGGAAGAAAAGAGAGGATGTTTGATTTTAGGAAGAAGGTTGGAGAGAAGTTTGAAGAGAAGAAGCGTCATGTGGAGGAAAGAAGTAAACAGATTGTTGATAAGATGAGAGGACCTTGACTTGACACAAGTGTTCAGAACAAGAAGCTTCTTTATTAGATTTAGCCTAGAATACTGTTTACTTGTATACCAAAAGAACTCAATTGTAAAATCTTTCTTTATTCTTAATATTACAACAAACAAAAGTGTAGAATCAACAAACAGAAAGGAAAGTCTCATCTAGTAGTCTTCAGGAGCCAAGGGCTGGTGAGTGTGGTGGTGTGTTGGTGGCTCAGTGGGTATGACCATGTACTCGTATATAATCGCGGCCAATGCACCACCGAGGAATGGACCGACCCAATAGATTCAATGGTCATGCCATCTCCATCCAACCAATGCTGGACCAAAGGCTCTGGCTGGAATGAGCCGGCATAGCTGAAGTCACACTCAGGGAAAGACAAAGTTTGAAGAAACAAATGAGAGATAAGTTGTAACAGCAAATGGAAAAAGGATACAGCCATATACAACCGCAAACTCTGAGCCCGAGAAGGACCACTGACCATCATGATTCATGAACTGGTTATCGAACCAGAGAGTCAGTTCAGTACTTTCAAAAATCAAAGGAGCAGATACAGAAAAGCTTAGAACTTTCACAATGGAACCACGCCTTCATGTGTGACATCTACTGTAAGGTAGTGTAGCTTTGTTTCCCCATAATAACTTTGGTTGGTCCTGTCAACATCTGATTGTACAACCACTAGGACTCTAGGAGACCAATGGAATCATGATTCCAACCAAACTGAACAGAGGAACACCGAAAGAAGCTACGTCGAGCAATCGGATCACTCTCTCTTGTTATGATCCTAAACTAAACTCTGCTTGCAAACTAATTACATTTGaatttttagcaaaaagaaaaaaactactTACATAAGAATCGCGACGAAAATTACTGGATCAAAGAAATGTATTGAGTTTGATAAAGTACCTGAAATGATCGGCCAATCGGCGGGAAAGAGTAAGCGATGGCTGTTGGACGGAGTGTAATGAGATACCCCAAGTTGAAATTTCTCACTACTATAGAACCCTCTAACTAGGCTAGAAGGTTCGCCTAATTATTAGGATAAAAATAAGAAGAATTATgaaaattagaaagaaaaaaaaaatcaaacttccTACTGCTACTGTTACTGcgctgctttttttttgttccatcGTCGTCTCTACCAGGTGACTCTCTTGCAATTTTCTGACTAATTCAATCAAAGTAACGTCTTTTCGTACTGAGAATCGAGTCTTTCTTCGAGGGTTAGCGTTGAATTCTCGGTTCGAATTCAATATCTGGTTTTATTTCCTTGATTGCCCACTACCTGCTCGACGAATTTCCTCAATAGAACCCTAAGGTCTCTAGCAGAATCAACCAGTTACGTTGTACTTGTAAACTTcaaaattctaatatttttatgtatatattgtaGTTATCATCTGGCTTTGAATAGTCCAATGGCAGAAATAAGTCTTGGTATGCTTATAGACATTGTGGATGAAGAGTGGATGAGGGACACTCTCCCTGATGATGGTAGCCTCCTTTTTGATTTTTCCACATTACACCTCAACATCATtgtatttattcatttattgttgtgttgtgttatttatttattatttgcaGATCTCCCATTGCCTCCAGTGCTTGCTGTTAGGACTGATGATACTGAAGAAACTAGTATGTTCCCCCCTCCACTTTGTTTGGTTTTGCTTTACTACTACACAGTCTAGAAACTGCTTAGCTTTAATCCCCACCATCTTGATGCATATGTGATCCATGATAATTAAAATACCCATATTGAAAAGGCATAAGGACATAAAAGAACTACATCTGAGAGAAACTTTGAGCTTTATGACTTATAAATAATCTATTGCGTTTTGGTTGTTTCAGATCAAGAAACTCAGCAGCCAGATAGAGAAGTTTGGCACGATCTTGCACTCGATACACAGTAGAAACTTTTACATAAGA contains these protein-coding regions:
- the LOC108843365 gene encoding anaphase-promoting complex subunit 13 isoform X1 is translated as MKIRKKKKIKLPTATVTALLFFCSIVVSTSYHLALNSPMAEISLGMLIDIVDEEWMRDTLPDDDLPLPPVLAVRTDDTEETNQETQQPDREVWHDLALDTQ
- the LOC108843365 gene encoding anaphase-promoting complex subunit 13 isoform X2, which translates into the protein MAEISLGMLIDIVDEEWMRDTLPDDDLPLPPVLAVRTDDTEETNQETQQPDREVWHDLALDTQ
- the LOC108843691 gene encoding uncharacterized protein LOC108843691; amino-acid sequence: MVSFAFVAGFLLGILSLLAAEAAAFLYLINRLNRKINLQESNTTSSVPPKSIDFNLSKQGVIWILESDESLRDWKKEKKKKKDLLEVHPVRKTASIKDHKLIISNADGTQTIVTLKGCSVEAVSGSELPTRKWAKRYPLKVESKGPDLYKKGNKVFYIFLETSWEKESWCKALRLAACNDQERATWPTKLKHDFQNYVASLDVAYPSSFTKQPSPGGFELESLDNNNKGGVKIDGPGPSSRVRLFLKKFSRKKVQDKKTSSSGSSGRSTPARKIPEETDVQDFSRSWSRGSSHVSDVDSEDKFFVADEGTLVCNLLISRLFFDVKLNTGIKHVVHERIQRVLSNMRLPSYIGDLVCRDVKIGNLPPCIHGARVLPVEMDGGVWAFELDVEYSGDAGLVVETRVDARAEDLQKGIKLQPSSSGDVPIDLLEGLAEFEKQLSVDDAQDVKTGDESKGSKAAPNNGSKWKSILKNIAEQVSQVPINLSIGVSSLRGTLRVHMKPPPSDQLWISFTTMPDIHFDLVSSVGDHKITNSHVATFLINRFKNGIRDVMVLPNCENITIPWMIAEKDDWVQRSVAPFMWLNQDDHESLEAKSKADKPPSSELANKTTTNVPKKPRTEEVPVAAPSAANAAAPLVESDRLMEEHKTPLLETSEKQDTIAREGDEEEATPVSVGSSSRSILSSEEEDDSKGKKMGRKERMFDFRKKVGEKFEEKKRHVEERSKQIVDKMRGP